From Apium graveolens cultivar Ventura chromosome 9, ASM990537v1, whole genome shotgun sequence, the proteins below share one genomic window:
- the LOC141686552 gene encoding uncharacterized protein LOC141686552, whose amino-acid sequence MSHISWNCRGLGKPCTVRALGDLIRDHKPIFVFLSETISFANKIEDLRVKFGFDYCFAVDRVGRSGGLAVLWKQIANCQVAGYSNHHIDMLFMENSTVSWRLSCYYGYPERTRRRESWSLIRRLADISNVPWCIWGDFNDLLFASDKKGTIAHPQYLLDGFRKVIEECQLDEINLRGGKFTWERGRGTNAWVREKLDRGFANAGWLAKFPANNLKVVHAPVSDHEPIVLDLLSTEISKKEWRFRFENIWLKEPDFVKEVSEIWEEIYWKQRAKLFWLREGDDNTRFFHASASAKKKANKIAFLTNDAGERVEDHDGMSEIVREYFSKLFTEEEGINNMTMPDSHRMLSAEQNRKLTEEFTFDEFTTALKQMHPDKAGGPDGLNPAFFQSFWKVMGHEVFKQCTQWIKRKEFQGNLNSTNVALIPKKEHASNMRDLRPIALCNVLYRIMANVLANRLQEVLPSLISENQSAFIKNRGITDNVLIAFEVIHHMSRKKKGRVGEVALKLDISKAYDKVNWSFLQRRMKAMGFCDKWIE is encoded by the exons ATGAGTCACATTAGTTGGAACTGTCGAGGCCTTGGGAAGCCTTGTACAGTTCGAGCACTTGGTGATCTGATAAGAGATCACAAACCCATCTTTGTATTTTTAAGTGAGACGATTTCTTTTGCTAATAAAATAGAGGACCTTAGAGTTAAGTTTGGTTTCGATTACTGTTTTGCAGTAGATAGAGTTGGACGTAGTGGAGGTTTGGCTGTTCTATGGAAGCAGATTGCAAACTGTCAAGTGGCTGGTTACTCTAATCACCATATTGATATGCTGTTCATGGAAAATAGCACTGTGTCATGGCGTCTCTCATGCTATTATGGGTATCCGGAACGTACAAGGCGTAGAGAGTCATGGAGTTTAATTCGTAGACTGGCGGATATATCAAATGTACCTTGGTGTATCTGGGGAGATTTTAATGATCTCCTTTTTGCTTCTGATAAAAAAGGCACGATTGCACACCCTCAATATCTTCTTGATGGCTTTCGTAAAGTGATTGAGGAGTGTCAACTGGATGAAATAAATCTAAGAGGTGGTAAATTCACGTGGGAAAGAGGTCGAGGTACTAATGCTTGGGTAAGAGAAAAACTGGATCGTGGTTTTGCTAATGCAGGCTGGTTGGCTAAATTCCCAGCAAATAATCTGAAAGTGGTTCATGCGCCAGTTTCCGATCATGAACCGATTGTGTTGGATCTTTTAAGTACGGAGATATCAAAGAAGGAGTGGCGTTTCCGATTTGAGAACATTTGGTTAAAAGAACCAGACTTTGTTAAGGAAGTTTCTGAAATTTGG GAAGAAATTTATTGGAAACAGCGTGCTAAACTATTTTGGCTACGAGAAGGAGATGATAATACGAGGTTCTTTCATGCCTCTGCCTCTGCAAAGAAAAAGGCAAATAAAATTGCTTTTCTGACAAATGATGCTGGAGAAAGAGTTGAGGACCACGATGGAATGTCTGAAATTGTTCGGGAGTATTTTTCCAAGTTGTTTACTGAAGAGGAAGGGATAAATAATATGACAATGCCTGATAGTCATAGGATGTTATCTGCAGAGCAAAATCGAAAGCTGACAGAGGAGTTCACATTTGATGAGTTTACTACAGCATTAAAGCAAATGCACCCTGATAAAGCTGGGGGCCCTGACGGACTCAATCCAGCGTTTTTTCAAAGTTTTTGGAAAGTGATGGGACATGAGGTGTTTAAGCAATGTACGCAGTGGATTAAAAGAAAGGAATTTCAAGGGAACCTCAACAGTACAAATGTGGCCTTGATCCCAAAGAAGGAGCATGCTTCTAATATGAGAGACTTAAGACCCATTGCTCTGTGCAATGTACTCTATCGGATTATGGCAAATGTGTTGGCTAATAGATTGCAAGAGGTGCTTCCATCTCTGATTTCGGAAAACCAATCTGCGTTTATAAAAAACAGAGGTATTACAGATAATGTCCTCATAGCTTTTGAGGTGATTCACCATATGTCTCGCAAAAAGAAGGGAAGGGTAGGAGAAGTTGCTCTGAAGTTGGACATCAGCAAGGCATATGACAAGGTAAATTGGTCCTTTCTGCAAAGACGAATGAAAGCTATGGGATTCTGTGATAAATGGATTGAGTGA